The sequence GTTGGCATTTATGCTTCAGTTCTCTACATAGAGCCGGAAAGCGTCCCCCTCTCATCAGTAAATGACTCAAGAATAGGGCAGGTTATAAAAACCGAGGGTTTGGTACGATCCGCACGGCTTTCGAATACTTCAACGCTATTTATCCGGCTAGAGGATCAGGAGTGCGAAATTGATGTGGTTTTGTTCAAAGCGGGCAATGCCAATGCAAATCCCGGAGACCTGGTTCAGGTTGTAGGCGAAGTAAGCAAATATGAAGGAAAGCTGGAGATTATCGCCCGGAAGATTAAACCTCTCTAAAGGCAGGCCTTCACGAAGCCCAGAAAAAGAGGGGCAGGATGAAGAAGGTTTGACTTAAACTCTGGATGCGCCTGGGTAGCAACAAAGTATGGGTGGCCTGGAAGCTCAATAAACTCAACAAGCTTTCTGTCTGGAGACACCCCCGAAAAAACGAGTCCCTTATCCTGAAGTAGTTTGTGAAAAGCAGGGTTAACCTCATAGCGGTGCCTGTGCCTTTCGTATGCCACCCCCTTAGAGGACAAAAGACCCGCAGCCAGGTAAGATTCATAAACCCTAGTCCCATTCTTCAGAACCGCCGGGTGGCTTCCAAGTCGCATTGTCGCCCCCTTGTCTTTCACTCCCTTTTGTTCAGGGAGAATATCCACAACGGGATACTTCGTGGCCGGGTCTATTTCAGTTGAGTTAGCCCCCACAAGCCCGCAGGCATTTCTTGCATATTCCACCACGGCCATCTGAAGGCCAAAACAAAGCCCCAGGAAAGGCAGTTTGCTTTCACGGGCCTGCCTTATCGCCTGAATTTTTCCCTCCACCCCAGCAGAGCCAAATCCCCCCGGAACGATGAGCCCGGAAACCCCAGAAAGTTCCGCCTCACCAATATTCTTTGCATTTACCCAGGCAATGCCACAGCCCACCCCAAGCTTCGCGCATGCGTGCTTTATTGATTCCTCTACAGAGATGTAGGAATCCTTAAGCGTGAAGTTCCCTGAGTCAATATACTTGCCCACGATGCCTATCGAAACCCTGCGGCCCGGATTTTTTATGACCTCAACCCTTTTGGTCCATTCGTCCAATTCAAGCTTTCTGGCAGGAAGTCCAAAGCGATCAAGGATGCGCTCCGAAAGACCCTGCCGTTCAAAAATCACCGGAAGCTCGTAAACGGTTTCTATATCGGGGTTGGATATCACGTCTTTTTCGCAGACATCGCAAAAAAGGGATATCTTCTTCTTTCTGACATCATCCAGAGGGTACCTGGACCTACAGATTATAACATCAGCCATAATGCCAATTTCGCGCAGCAGGCGCACCGACTGCTGCGTGAGCTTTGTTTTCGGCTCGCCCAGCTTGTCCGGTATGGGTACATACGACACGTGAACAAAACATACCTTTTCCTTTCTGCTGCAGGAATCACCAAGTTCACGCCCCATCTGCCTTGCCGCCTCCAGAAAGAGCACATTCTCATAGTCCCCTACAGTTCCGCCGATTTCAACCAGGCAAAAGTCCGCTTTCTTTGAGCCCGCCGCCGTTTCGATTCTTCTCTTAATCTCATTTGTAACGTGCGGAATTACCTGCACCGTAGAGCCAAGGTATTCGCCGCGCCGTTCACGTGAAATTACCTCCCTGTAAATCTGGCCTGTGGTAATGTTATGGCTTTTTCCTATTGGCTCGCAGAGAAACCTTTCGTAATGCCCAAAATCCTGGTCAATTTCGCCGCCATCCTCGGTAACCCACACTTCGCCGTGCTCTGTTGGTCGCATTGTGCCTGCGTCTATGTTCACGTACGGGTCTATCTTCACGGCGGTGACCTTATAGCCGCGCGATTTAAGGAGCCGGGCTATGGAGCTTGTAACTATTCCCTTTCCAAGCCCCGACATAACGCCCCCGGTAACAAAAATATATCGCGCCATTTCAAACACATTACTACATTCCCAAGGCATTAATACTGCAACTTGCGCTAATATCTATTATGCCCCTTAGAGGCTGCAAAATCCACTCTTCTTCAAAAAATCCGCAAATGCCTTCGAGACTGTAGCGCAATCCCCTTTCTTGAAGGTACATGTCTGCATATCCGGGGTCATAAGCTCAGGCGTGTCCATAACAAATGTGACTTTCACCATATCTCCTACACTACCCTTCTCTTTCTCCTCGACGGGGGAAGCATCCTCTGAAGGTTCCATCAGATTACAGTGTGGAGACTTGTCTTCAAACCCGGCCTTATCTGCAAACCTTGCCCTGAATTCGCAATCCCCTTTTCGAAGTGCGCTGATCAGGTCAGAATAAACCTTAACCTCCACAGGGCTCAGGTTATCGGGAACTTTTCCTGCAAGGTAATATATGGATGCCATATTGGCAACCTTTTTCAGGCGCCTTTCAAAAAGATTTGTAAGAATCTTGAGTGCAGTCTTTCCCTCGTCAGTCCCATGCCTTGCCCGCAGATAGTCTGCAGCATCATCAAAAAAATTCTCAGGAAGCGCCTGAAGCTCATCTTTCTTTTCGTTGAGTTGCACTTCCCTTATTTTCTCGAATGTCAGAAGCATAATCTATGCCTCAAACGAGCCCGAAAAATAGGACATTAAAAGATCAAAGGGCTTTTTTGCTATTGCCACCCTAATTTCACGAGTCCGGCCATATCTTCCCTTGGACACAACGCGGGTTGAAACAAGGCCCAACATGTCAAGTTCAGATATCAAGTCCGAAATTCTTCGCTGGGTCAGCACCCGATACCCATTTTTCTTGCATATTCCAACATAAATATCATATACGTCCCCGGTAAGGATATTTTCCTGCCCCTTTTCGAAAAGCTTGAGTATGGAATAAAAAATCAGCTGTGAATGCCTTGGCTGAGCCTTTGCAAGCTCCACAACCCTATCCAGCTCAAGCTTTTGCTCTGCAAGGGCAACGTGCTTTTCTGCCACAACCCTCTCATCATTTCTTTCGGCAATTTCTGAAGCCACCCTGAAAAGGTCCAACGCCCTTCTTGCATCCCCCTGTTCCTGGGCGGCCAATGCCGCACACCTGCCAACAACTGCCTCCGAAAAAGACCCCTCAACCATTGCAGCCGATGCCCTTGTCATCAATATATCCTTAAGCTGAAGGGCATTATATGGAGGGAATATGACCTCTTCTACAGAAAGAGAGCTTTTAACCCTTGGGTCAATATAATCTGTAAAGGAAAGATTGTTGGAAATGCCCACTATCGAAATCTTGGCATTTTTAAGCTCCGTGTTTGCCCGCGTCAGATTATAGAGCACTCCGTCCCCTATTTTGTTTATCAGCGCATCCAGTTCGTCCAGGGCCAGGAGAATAATCTGCGGCTTGGAGTCAATTATCTCAAAAAGCTTGTTATATAGCACTTCCGTTGGAAGGCCCGTATCCGGAACCTTGTATCCAAACTCCTTGAGTATATATGAAAGAAGCCGGTACTCCGTATCAGAAACTGTCCTCAATTTACAGTTGACATATATTGCCATGAGATTCGACTGGCTGGTATGCATGAGCTCGTTATAGATATATTTAATTGCAACGGATTTTCCTGTCCCAGTAGTTCCAAAAACAAATATATTGGATGGTTGATCAA is a genomic window of Candidatus Aenigmatarchaeota archaeon containing:
- a CDS encoding OB-fold nucleic acid binding domain-containing protein; amino-acid sequence: MSPERAILKYSLFAIVIGLVGIYASVLYIEPESVPLSSVNDSRIGQVIKTEGLVRSARLSNTSTLFIRLEDQECEIDVVLFKAGNANANPGDLVQVVGEVSKYEGKLEIIARKIKPL
- the pyrG gene encoding CTP synthase (glutamine hydrolyzing); translated protein: MARYIFVTGGVMSGLGKGIVTSSIARLLKSRGYKVTAVKIDPYVNIDAGTMRPTEHGEVWVTEDGGEIDQDFGHYERFLCEPIGKSHNITTGQIYREVISRERRGEYLGSTVQVIPHVTNEIKRRIETAAGSKKADFCLVEIGGTVGDYENVLFLEAARQMGRELGDSCSRKEKVCFVHVSYVPIPDKLGEPKTKLTQQSVRLLREIGIMADVIICRSRYPLDDVRKKKISLFCDVCEKDVISNPDIETVYELPVIFERQGLSERILDRFGLPARKLELDEWTKRVEVIKNPGRRVSIGIVGKYIDSGNFTLKDSYISVEESIKHACAKLGVGCGIAWVNAKNIGEAELSGVSGLIVPGGFGSAGVEGKIQAIRQARESKLPFLGLCFGLQMAVVEYARNACGLVGANSTEIDPATKYPVVDILPEQKGVKDKGATMRLGSHPAVLKNGTRVYESYLAAGLLSSKGVAYERHRHRYEVNPAFHKLLQDKGLVFSGVSPDRKLVEFIELPGHPYFVATQAHPEFKSNLLHPAPLFLGFVKACL
- a CDS encoding DNA replication complex GINS family protein, whose protein sequence is MLLTFEKIREVQLNEKKDELQALPENFFDDAADYLRARHGTDEGKTALKILTNLFERRLKKVANMASIYYLAGKVPDNLSPVEVKVYSDLISALRKGDCEFRARFADKAGFEDKSPHCNLMEPSEDASPVEEKEKGSVGDMVKVTFVMDTPELMTPDMQTCTFKKGDCATVSKAFADFLKKSGFCSL
- a CDS encoding orc1/cdc6 family replication initiation protein; amino-acid sequence: MQERLRTFFSEYMAKESIFINKNLLTHNYIPEQILHRDEQISAIARILAPALRLDQPSNIFVFGTTGTGKSVAIKYIYNELMHTSQSNLMAIYVNCKLRTVSDTEYRLLSYILKEFGYKVPDTGLPTEVLYNKLFEIIDSKPQIILLALDELDALINKIGDGVLYNLTRANTELKNAKISIVGISNNLSFTDYIDPRVKSSLSVEEVIFPPYNALQLKDILMTRASAAMVEGSFSEAVVGRCAALAAQEQGDARRALDLFRVASEIAERNDERVVAEKHVALAEQKLELDRVVELAKAQPRHSQLIFYSILKLFEKGQENILTGDVYDIYVGICKKNGYRVLTQRRISDLISELDMLGLVSTRVVSKGRYGRTREIRVAIAKKPFDLLMSYFSGSFEA